The Methylobacterium radiotolerans JCM 2831 genome has a segment encoding these proteins:
- a CDS encoding type I secretion system permease/ATPase, which yields MLKPALIPDQAEPVDTGIRALCAIAGYYRIATEPDHIRRELALDRTNADVSSLLRGAKLSGLKARVVRIRNRKRLSRLPVPAIIRLKDHSFSVYSGVSPAGNFRLVDPVSRIAQDLPYEQFTDTVTDEIILVQRQFRGSGIDPTTFGFRWFLPSIWRYRSPIAHVLIASLFVQIFALVTPLFFQVIVDKVLVHKGYSTLLVIVAGLAVIGLFDVVLQFLRTYALSHTTNRIDVELGQRLFRHLLNLPLGYFETRSAGQTVARMRELETIRAFLTGQGLFSAIDLIFTIIFIAVLLAYSVNLTVIVLISIPIYLVISALFRPALRDTIKAKFDRGAESQQFLVEAVVGIQTLKASAVEPMMRAQWEERLAAYVRTSFSATLLAAGGQNAIQYVSKLTSAALMLFGAKAVIDGDLTVGELVAFNMIAGQVAQPILRLSQIWQDYQQVQISVDRLGDILNAPPEQTSKASAGLPPPKGAIELRNVSFAYRPGAHDVLQDVSLAIRPGEVVGIVGSSGSGKSTLTKLVQRLYTPREGQILVDGIDIAQTDPAWLRSNVGVVLQENLLFNRTIHDNIAFANPAMPRAAVMNVARLAGADEFINRLPMGYDTQIEERGANLSGGQRQRIAIARALATNPRILIFDEATSALDYESERVIQTNMRQIVRGRTVIIIAHRLATVRPCNRIVGMAEGRIVEVGSHEDLLRRQGGLYARLWALQTDQAMAS from the coding sequence ATGCTGAAGCCTGCTCTCATTCCTGATCAAGCCGAGCCGGTCGATACGGGCATCCGGGCGCTGTGTGCGATTGCAGGCTATTATCGCATCGCGACTGAACCGGATCATATCCGGCGCGAGTTGGCCCTGGATCGAACCAACGCGGACGTCAGCAGCCTACTGCGAGGTGCGAAGCTTTCTGGGCTCAAGGCGCGTGTCGTGCGCATTAGAAACCGGAAACGGCTGAGCCGCCTTCCTGTGCCTGCGATCATTCGCCTCAAAGACCATAGTTTTTCCGTTTACAGTGGTGTATCGCCGGCCGGAAATTTTCGATTGGTGGATCCGGTCAGCCGGATTGCGCAAGATCTTCCCTATGAGCAATTTACTGACACGGTCACGGACGAGATAATACTTGTTCAACGTCAATTCCGAGGCTCCGGAATTGATCCAACTACATTTGGGTTCCGTTGGTTTTTACCGTCCATCTGGCGGTACCGCTCGCCGATCGCGCATGTTCTCATCGCATCGCTATTCGTTCAGATCTTCGCGCTCGTCACACCATTGTTTTTTCAAGTCATTGTGGACAAAGTCCTTGTTCACAAAGGCTATTCCACTCTGCTAGTGATCGTTGCTGGACTTGCCGTGATCGGCCTATTCGATGTCGTGTTGCAGTTTCTACGCACATACGCTCTTTCGCACACGACCAATCGCATCGATGTTGAACTAGGTCAGCGATTATTTCGCCATTTGCTCAACTTGCCACTTGGTTATTTTGAGACGAGATCCGCCGGACAGACCGTTGCTCGTATGCGGGAACTTGAAACGATCCGTGCCTTTCTTACAGGGCAGGGGTTATTTTCGGCTATAGATCTCATTTTTACGATCATCTTTATCGCGGTCTTGCTCGCCTATTCGGTCAATCTCACAGTTATAGTGCTTATTTCAATACCGATATACCTTGTAATCAGCGCACTTTTCCGACCTGCGCTTCGAGATACAATCAAGGCTAAATTCGACAGGGGTGCCGAGAGCCAGCAATTCCTCGTCGAGGCGGTAGTCGGCATCCAGACGCTAAAGGCTTCTGCCGTCGAGCCGATGATGCGGGCACAGTGGGAGGAGCGATTAGCGGCGTACGTTCGCACTAGTTTCAGCGCGACCCTACTTGCGGCCGGAGGTCAGAACGCGATCCAGTATGTCAGCAAGCTTACCTCTGCGGCGCTGATGCTGTTCGGTGCCAAGGCCGTTATCGACGGCGACCTGACTGTTGGAGAACTCGTCGCCTTCAACATGATTGCTGGGCAGGTCGCTCAACCTATCCTGCGGCTCTCCCAAATCTGGCAGGACTATCAGCAGGTCCAGATTTCGGTCGATCGCCTCGGTGATATCCTCAATGCTCCTCCGGAACAGACCTCGAAGGCGAGCGCCGGACTGCCGCCGCCGAAAGGTGCGATCGAGCTGCGCAACGTTTCCTTCGCGTATCGTCCAGGTGCCCACGATGTCCTTCAAGACGTCTCCCTCGCTATCCGACCGGGCGAGGTGGTCGGGATTGTCGGATCATCTGGATCGGGTAAGTCGACACTGACGAAGCTCGTACAAAGGCTCTACACACCACGAGAAGGTCAGATCCTGGTAGACGGGATCGACATCGCACAGACCGATCCAGCTTGGCTACGCAGCAACGTCGGTGTCGTCCTGCAGGAGAACCTGCTGTTCAACCGCACGATCCATGACAACATTGCGTTCGCCAATCCGGCCATGCCTCGTGCAGCCGTGATGAACGTCGCTCGTTTGGCTGGCGCCGATGAGTTCATCAACCGCTTGCCGATGGGATACGACACTCAGATCGAGGAGCGGGGTGCCAATTTGTCAGGCGGCCAGCGTCAGCGGATCGCTATTGCCCGAGCGCTGGCAACGAACCCCAGGATCTTGATCTTCGACGAAGCGACGAGTGCACTTGATTATGAGAGCGAGCGAGTCATCCAGACTAATATGCGACAGATAGTGAGAGGCCGCACGGTGATCATCATCGCTCACCGCCTCGCGACAGTGCGTCCCTGCAATCGCATCGTTGGCATGGCTGAGGGACGGATCGTAGAGGTCGGGTCGCATGAAGATCTGCTGCGCCGGCAAGGCGGCCTCTACGCCCGACTTTGGGCCCTGCAGACCGATCAGGCGATGGCATCGTGA